cttctctcctctgcaTGCACTTAACTTTGGCATCGGTGGCGACAGCACACAGCATGTACTGTGGCGACTGGAGAATGGGGAGCTGGAACACATCCGGCCCAAGGTGAGCGGGGCTTGGGTGGGGCTCTAAAACGTCTTTTGCCTGCCCCTTCACCGCCGCTTCATGTCTTTCTTTCCACAGATTGTGGTGGTCTGGGTGGGCACCAACAACCACggacacacagcagagcaggtgACTGGTGGCATCAAGGCCATTGTGCAGCTGGTGAATGAGCGGCAGCCACAGGCCCGGGTCGTGGTGCTGGTGAGCGGCTGTGAGGGTGGGAAAGGAAGAATGGCAGTGGTCTGGGACCCCCTCCGATATAGCCACAGTTGGCACAGTTCTAGGCAAGTTGGCATAGAGCAGTGGCTTTCAGGCAGAATCTCACGTTGGAGCTTGCTACACCCTTCAGAGTGGCTGTGGTTGAGAATGTGCTGAGAGagcaattagtttttttttttttttttttttgagacggagtctcgctttgtctccaggctggagtgcagtggcacagtctcggctcactgcaacctctgcgttctgggtttaagcgattcttctgcctcagccttccaagtagctggtactacaggtacatgccacacCCAGCTCCAGTTACCCTTTTTTTGCCCAGGGATGACGTGAGACCTTGGGGGTCTCAAAAATGGTtggccgcggtggctcatgcctgtaatcccagcactttgggaggccaaggcgggtgggtcacagggtcaggagatcaagaccatctggctaacatggtgaaactcccctctactaaaatacaaaaaattagctgggtgcgatgctgtgttcctgtagtcccagctacttgggaggctgagggaggtgaattgcttgaatttgggaggcagagattgcaatgagccaagatcacgccagtgtgctccagcttggtgacagagccagaccacatctcaaaaaaaaaaaaaagatgccaggtgcggtggctcaagcctgtaatcccagcactttgggaggccgaggcaggtggatcacgaggtcgagagatcgagaccatcctggtcaacatggtgaaaccccgtctctactaaaaatacaaaaaattagctgggcatggtggcgcgtgcctgtaatccgagctactcaggaggctgaggcaggagaattgcctgaacccaggaggcggaggttgcggtgagccgagatcgtgccattgcactccagcctgggtaacaagagcgaaactccgtctcaaaaaaaaaaaaaaaaaaaaaaaaaagattagttgggcatgctggcactcgcctgaaatcccagctacttgggaggctaagacaggagaattgcttgaacacaggaggcagaggctgcagtgaaccaaggtcatgccactgcactccagcctgggcaacacagagagactccatctcaaaaaaaaagacagacccCAAaatggttgggcatggtggctcatgcctatactcccagcactttgagaggctaaggtgggaggattgcttgatctcaggagttcaggaccagcctgggatacagcaagacattgtctctactaaaaatagttaaaaattagctgggcaggccgggcatgatggctcaagcctgtaatcccagcactttgggaggccgaagcgggtggattatgaggtcaggagttcaagaccagtctggccaagatgttgaaatcccgtctctactaaaaatacaaaaattagccaggcgtggtggcaggcgcctgtaatcacagcactttgggatgccaaggcagtcagatcacctgaggtcaggagttgaagatcaacctggccaacatggaaaaaccctgtctctactaaagatacaaaataagccaggtgtggtggcacatgcctgtaatcccagctccttgggaggctaaggtaggagaatcacttgaacctgggaggcagaggttgcagtgagccaagatagagccattgcactccagcttagacaacaagagtgaaagtgtctaaaaaaaaaaaaaaaattagctggccattaTGGTTCAAAAAAcgtgtaatcccagatacttgggaggatAAAGGGGGAGGATcatacttgagcctaggaattcagtGTTACAGTCaactgtgattatgccactgtactccagcctgggtgacagagtgagaccctgtctcaccagaaaacaaaagaaaaatcctccaaaacctCTTTGAGTATGTCAAAAGTTGTCAGGCATTCCTGGGGTAAATCTAGGCTCCATCACTTGTAGGTAGCTAGGACACTTCCTCTTCTGAAAGAGGGGATTGACCCCTTGCCATGAGTCAtgatgttgatattttattttttatttttttgagacaatcttgctcttttgcccagaggagagtgtagtggtgtgatcttggctcactgcaaccgccgcctcctggattcaagtgattcctgcctcagcctcctgagtagcggggactgcAGGGACGCTCCACTATACCTGGCTgatctttgtagttttagtaaagatgagagtttaccatgttggccaggctggtcaaactcctgacctcatgtgatccacctgcctcggcctctcaaagtgctgggattacaggcatgagccactactcctggcctatttatttatttgagacaggatctggctgttatgcaggctggagtgcagtggcatgatctcagctcattacaacctctgtttccaaggctcaagtgatctcccacctctgccttccaagtaactatgactacaggtacacgctatcatgtctagctaatttttgtatatttttgttacggatgggatttcaccatgttgcccaggttggtctagaactcctgggctcaagtgatccatccagctctgcctcccatcatgctgggattacaggcagaagccactgtacccagccagtgTCAACGTTTTTTTAAGTGATACTTTTTCCAAGGCTCTTTCCGAGGCTAAACCCAGAAGTCTCTTGCTGAATTGGCGCTAGGATATGATATTTAGGAACTACCCTTCCACCCTACCCACTTGCCTATCCTTAGTGTTTGCTACAGCTGGAAACTTAATGGTTTGGGGTAGAGGACAGGTTGGCACAGAAAACAGGATACCCAAATGCTCATTTCCTTACTACTCCTGGTGTTCCTGCTCAGGGCCTGCTTCCACGAGGCCAGCATCCCAACCCACTTCGGGAGAAGAACCGACGGGTGAATGAGCTGGTACGGGCAGCACTGGCTGGCCACCCTCGGGCCCACTTCTTAGATGCCGACCCTGGCTTTGTGCACTCAGATGGTACCATCAGCCACCATGACATGTATGATTACCTGCATCTCAGCCGCCTGGGCTACACACCTGTCTGCCGGACCCTGCACTCCCTGCTTCTGCGTCTGCTGGCCCAAGACCAGGGCCAAGGTGCTCCCCTGCCAGAGCCCGCACCGTAAGCATCCTGCTGCCTTCCCACATTAAACTCTCCTTCCTCGGTCTGCCGTTTCCTGCTTTATGGTCGAGCCTGTCTGGGTACCACCACTAGTCCTTACCCCAATCTGTGACCCTGCAATACTGCAAGGTGTTATTTTaaaggtctctgtcacccaggctggagtacagtggtgagaccagggcccactgcagccttaacctcctaggctcaagcgatccacccacctcagcctcctgaatacctggactacaggtgtgtgccactgcatccagctggttgtatttttttggagagatggcattttgccctgttgcccaagctggtctgactcctgagctgaagcaatccacccgcctcggcctcccagagtgctaggattacagacatgagccactgtgcctggctgtggtTCTATTTCTGCCCAGGGCAGGCGTCACTGATACATCCAAGACACTGTTCTTGTGGTTAGGTTAATTTTCACTATTACAATAGAATGTTTCAGGCAGATGTTACCAATCAGTCAACACTaggcaagaccagcctgccagCACTACCCTATAGGACCAAGGTCAAGCAAGAATTCTGAGAACATAGTGACACAGTACAGTGAAGCCCACCCTACCCTGCCCCTCCTCCATCTCTGCATATATTGTTACCCCAACTGGAAATTCCTGGTGCTCCAGCTGTAGCTTAGATGCCACTTCTGCGGAGGTATCCTGACCCTCCCACCCTTAGTTGTCATCCCTCCACACAGTGTGGGTATCTGTCACCTCAGGTGGGCACTATGTCCACATGCTGAGTGGGAGGGGTGTCACCCAGGAGAGGCTGCTTCAAGCCATTGCAGTGCTGACCCAGGCCACATGGGGGCAGCAGGGGTCACATGGAGGACCCTTGTCTCCTCCCACCCACCGCCACCTCTGGACTAGGACCTTTTGGGGCCCGTTTCCTGAATACAAATGACACCAGAGACAATGAGGGTAAACCATCTGGTGGCATCTTGCCTCAGGCCTTCCCAAGCTCATGCAGTCCAATGGCTGAGAACAGGGCCCAAAAGCATTGAGGCTCCCTGAGCACACGGACTCCTAAACGAGAAGAGGGGCTGCCTGGTCCACAAGTCAGGGACCTGGCCCGTGGGGTCCTTCTGATGTTGGAGGAAGTGGTCCTGGAATTACTCCCCCAACCTCATGGAAAGTCTACAGCTCCATGACAACTAAGGACGACCAGTACAACCAACAGCCCTACCCGTTAAGAGCCAAAAGCCACACAGGTGTGTTAAACAGCTTTAATCTCGCTCATCGCGGCTTCTCGGCACAGTAAGAAATATTGCACATGATCAACATGTTTTGTTCTGGGAAAGGGGGCAAAGGCAGGGGGAATCACCTTCTTAGAAAGTACAACCCAAGTTGGGAGGGCAGAGGGGGTGAGGAGAAAACCCTCCCCGTGCCTGTGGCAAAGTGCAggagcccccacccccaaactAACCTGAGTCCAGCCCCTCTGGGGAAAAAAGGGGTGCATGAACTCCCCCCTATTCCACAGGCGCCTCCCTGTGGCCCAAGGCCTGCACCACCCTCCAGCTTGCAGCCCTCACAGGAGCCATTTTGCATAAAGTGAAAAGCTCTGAAGGTCACACACTCCAGGTTATGTACAGGGGCTCAAAGGAGGGAGACTGCCCCTGCGGCCCCCTCAGCTGCCCCCCAGCATTGGGAGGGAGCTGCGGGGGAAGGGGGTATATACAAGAAGAGCAGGCCTCATTCCGCCCCAAACCAGAGAGGACGAAATGGCTTTACCTGGGAGGAGATAACCATTCTGCCCCCCATTCCTGCCCCCATATACTGTCCATGTCCTGAGGGGGTACTGTGAGTCCTGGGATCCTCTCAGGGGTCTCTCACCTGCCTGTGGCAGCTGTGGAGggacctgggggtgggggggagggctGTGGAGCCCCCTCCCAGCCAGGCTGGCCAGGCCCTGACTCTGGTGGCGGAGGCAGTGGCGGGGCAGCCTGGGCCGTGCCAGAGTCCGAGCTGGGCGAGGTGGGGTCAGGGCCTCCagcagggctgggagtgggggcaggggcagcagtGGTGCCAGTGGGGGGCGGTCCAGGGAGGGGGGCCTCAGCTCCAGGGGGCTGCTCCGTGGGAGTGGCTGCCTGCATGATCTTCTGGCGCACCTCACGGATCTTCAACTGCAGACAAACCTTGGAGGGGAAGATGTCTGCATAGCGGGCTTGGAAGGCGgctgtggcctgggctggaggcAGAAAAACGATGGGGAGTGCAGGGTGAGATGTGCAGACAGGTCCCCCCCCGAGTGACCTCAAGACTCTAAGACACGCTCACCTGATGGGAAGAAGCCATGGTCCTGGAAGAGCTGCATGACCAGGGCCCGGCGCTGGTCCAGGGTGCGCCGCAAGGAAGAGTACGGCACCTTCTCATACTCCAGCTCCCCCAGCACGTCCTCAGCTTCTGTACCTGGGCAGGCACAGGCAGCATGGCAAGGCTACAGCAGTACTGCCACCATCTGAGTGCCCACCTGAGCCCTCACTGCATTGTTTCACAGAGTAGTTAGAGAGGGGTCCCGCCCACAGTCAAAGGGCAACTCGGGGACCTGCCAGACTCCAGAACCCTGACCTGCTATCCTGCTTCTGACACCCAACCCACCTCTCTCTCTAACTGCCTTCCAGAGACCCTCCTCCTCTTGCAGGCTCTGGGCACCCCACAGCTTTGCCCACCACGGCACCTGTACGGTCGAAGGTGAAGATGTCCCCCTCGCACTTGGCACTCTTGGGGGTGTTGGGCTCCGAGCTGCAGCTGGAGCGTCTCCTCATCTTGCGCTTGGGCGAGGTGGGGTCCTCAGGTGCTGAATCCAGGTCTGGCCAAACAGAAGCAGGCTCAGTGCAGGTGGCCCCAGTCTGCCCTCCACCTACAGACCCTGGATGCCCAACGCTCGCCTACCCGTGGAATTCTTCCTCTTCTTGCGGTAAGAGCCCAGGATGGCCCGGGGTGAGGTGGCCAGAGACTGCAGGGTAGGGGAGGGCAGCACCTCCTCAGGCCGAAACTCAGGCAGCTCTGCAAAGCGCTCTTCAAAGTCCACTTCTGACAAGACCCTGCTGGAGGGCAAGCAGGGTCACctcccccgcctcagcctgcaGGTGCTCCCACTCCCACCACCCCACACACCTCACCAAGGCCCCAGCCCATGCTCACTTGTCCACAGAGTCAAAGGTCTTCTTCAGGGGCGGGGGCCGCACCTTGACCTTCTTGCCAGTACTAGCTGCCTCCTTGCGCTCGGGGGTGTCCCCAGCTGCCCGCCCACCAGTGCCCTCGCTGCTGCCACCAGGAGCTacggctggagctggagctgggctgggaggggtgggaggcTCCCCACGActctccaggccctgcccagGGACACGCCAATCTGAAGATGAGCTGGGGAATTTGCTGGCCTGGGGTGGAGATGGGTAGGGAGATGGAGAACACAGGGCTCAGACGCTGGGGCAAAGGCCAGAAACAAAGAGTTGAATCTGAAACTGACCAGCAGACCCCTTGAGAAGGCCAAGACAGGGCCTCAGATCAGAGGGGAGCCAATACAGGCAGGCAGAAGGGACAGAGGGGACCCTTTAACCTGAGAAACACATAGGCATGGAGGGAAGAGGAGCAGGACAGAAAACTAAAGACACCCATGGAGGGGCACAGCTGAGTGCCAGTGGGGACCCCACAGCCTGCAGGTGCTCACCATGGTTTCAGGACCCTTGGCGCTGGTCCGCTCCTCAGCAGGTAGGGGAGGTGGAGGGCTGCTCCGGGCCGTGGGAGTCCAGGTCTCCGGCGGGGGTGGAGGGGCTGGTGGTGTGGGCTGCCCCTCAAGCTCAGACTCTGGGGCAGTTGGCTCTCGGACTGGGCCAGGCTCCAGAGGCTGCCGGGGTGCAGGGCCAGGCCGCCCAGAGGCACCTGCCTCAAAAGACCCCACAGGAATGCTGGCAATGGCTGCCTTCACTTTCTGGGGGGCCTTCGGGCTGGGCCGCTGGGCTTTGGGAGCCACTAAGCTGTAGGTCATGGAACCTGCTAGTGGGGAGAAAAGCATTTGCTGAGCCAGGCCTGACTGGAGCCCATCTGCTGGGCCCCCCAACTTACCCTGCTGTGAGTTGATCTGACACCTACCTGTGGCACTCGGGAAAGGGCTAGTTGGGGCCGGGGTGGCAGTGGCAGGGGCTGGCGGCCCCTTGGGCAGAATGGTGGCTGCAGGTGGAGTTGTGCTGGTGGCTACAGTGTAGACCAGGCTTGGGGGGGCCTGGGATGGCTGGGCCAGGGGTGCTGAGGAGGTGGGTGCAGGGCTGCCAGAGTAAAACGCCGTGATGACAGGACCTCCGGGGGCTGCACAGGCAGGTGGCAGCTGGGGACTGGGCACAGGCGACATGCCCACCTGACCGGGAGCCAGCAGTGGGGCTTGGCCtgctgagagagaaggagaagcaggggACCAAGTTAGGGCCCAGActgcctcagccccaccctgGATCCCCAGCACTGCCTGCCACACTGCCCCTCACCTGAGAGCAGGGGCTGCACAAAGGTGGGGCCGCTGGGCCCCAACGAGGTGAAGCCTAGAGCCACAGAGCTCGTGGGCCCATACGAGGTGACTGTTCCAGCCTGGCTGGACGCAGGGCTGGTACCCAGGGGCAGCGCGTGCCCGCCCGCTGACTGCACATACGTGATTCTGCCACAGGGAGAGGAAACAGGGAGGAGTGAGGTAAGCCAGCCCTGCCCTACCCCTTCCCTGGCCTTTTGTGGGCTCAGCTGCAATTACCTGGTGGAAGAGGGCAGCAGGACCTTCTGGGGCTGTGAGGTGGGTCCAGGGAGTGTGGCTGGGCTCAGGGGCGGCACCAGGCCGCTGGGTGTGCTCACAGGCACCGGGGTCAGCTGGATGATCTGTGGGGAAGGGCACCCATATGCCAGAGTGAGCTGTGGCCCCACACTGGGGAGGGGAGGACCAAGACCTAAAGGGGGGCTCTAAGCAAAAGGAGGGAACACAGAACTTGTGATAAAAACAGGATGGGCAAGATGACAGTgagagatgaggacacagaggagCAGCGTACAGACGCTGAGGACTCAAGAGAGTTGGGATGCACAGAGACATCACGGAAGATGGCATGACAGAGAACCAGAGACAGacacaaaaggagaaaagactgaaaagaaagacaagacaaagaaatggTGGGGTACAGGGACTAACACCCaacagaaggcagagagagaagcaggCCCTCACCTTGCTGGGTGGCTGGGCGCCATTCTGCACAGGTACCGAGAAGGGTGGGCTCACCAGGGGCAGCGGTTGGCCGGCCCCTCCACCCCGCACTGACATGCTAGGGGCAGCCAGGGGCACTAGGACCTTCCCGGGAAGCAGCTGGGCTGAGCCACCTGGGGGCGGGGCCTGCACAGGAGAAACTGACTGGGCTGGAAGTtaagaggcaagaaaggaaaagattacAAGGGAGCCAAATGAGACTATGGCCCCTCTCCTAGTGCTGCCCGGCCCAGGTCTCACCTTTGGGAGGTGGGGCGGAGGGTACAGACTGCAGGATGGGGATGCCAGGAGTGGGTGCAGTGGCAGCCAGGACTTTGCCATTCGTGGAAGTGCCCGGTGGGAGGGTGAAACGGATGCTGGTGGTGGGTGCAGGGCCGCTGGGAGCCGCTGCCTTGGTCCCAGGGGCTGGTGCTGGGGCAGGTGCCACCTGAAGCTGCTGGGGCATCGTGGGCAGGATGTACTGCACCTGGGTGATTCCCCCAGCCTTGCTCAGGGCACCTGGTTGCAGAATGCCCAGGGGTACTGGCCCATTGGGGCCACTCCCAGCACCTGCTCCTGAGCCTGCAGTGGTCCCACCGCCAGGGGCCCCCTGGGCAATGAACTGGACAGCAGGGGGCACAGGGGCCCCATACCCCGGGGTGCCCACCAGTAGGTTTGTGACAGTGGCAGGTGCCTTCCCCACAGTGCCCAGCAGGGGTCCAGCCACCAAGTGTGGGGCTGCTGAGGTGGCTGCTGCCGACTTCTTGTCCGAATACACTAAGCTGACACCCAGCGGGGAGCCCCCAGGCACCCGAGACCCAGTGCCCATTTCAGTCCTGGCACCTGCTGTGTCATTTGGAGATGCCTCAGCCCGGCCAGAAGTGGGGAAGGGCTTAGAGGCGATGGGCACAGGAGTGCTGCTGACAGGCCGCACCACGTTGGTGACCATGGTGGCGGCAGGACGGGACAGGGGAGCTGCTGGGGCCCCATAGGCCAGTGATGGAGCGGGGGCAGAGGGCACTCTGGCTCCGCCACCCTCTTGCTCCTCCTTGTTTGGGGGCAGCACCAGTGTCTGCAGGATGCTTCCTCCTCCGCTGGGAGGGGCCGCGATGACAGAGGGGCTTGGTGGCTCCAGGCCGCCCACACTTTCAGGTCTCTTGCGCCGGTAGGTGGCAGGATCCGTTGGGAGGAATCGGGTCGCCTTGGAAGGTGTCGCTGGGCCCGCAGCCCCAGGGGGCGGGGGCCGCAGAGGGCCTGCTGTGCTGCCCTGACCAGACTCCTGGGCCCTGAAGGTTCCTGAGCCCAGTGAGAAGGAGGTGGCTGCCGAGGCTGAAGAAGAAGCGGGCGAGGACGCAGAGGAGGAAGACGGGGTAGAACCATAGCCTTTGCCAAAAGTTGCAGGAGGATCCGGGGGTCCTGGGGGCTCAGGGTCCAGCGAGGGGCGGCAATGGGTAAAGGAGGAACGGATCACAGGTGAAAACACCTTCCGACCAAAGCCCTGAGCGAAGGAAAAGACACCCCAGGTCAGGACATGCCAGCACCTAAACAGCAGTCCCCTAGCTATGTCCATCCAGCCTGTCAGCAGGCCAGCCTAGGGCTGCACTCCTGCCAGCTGAAGGCCTCAATTCATCCTAGCTATGACCCAACTCCCCATGGGGCAAGCAGCTTGCCCTCTCTGGACCTTAATCTCCCCCTCTCTCAAATACCCGGGAGGAACAGACTTTCCCGTGGCCTAGGAGGGACTGTGATAGGACAGCATCGTGACCCAAGTCCTCACCTTGTTGCCTTCTGGGTCCTCCCCAGAACTGTCCCCACTCTCGCTGTCGGTCACCTGCTCCTTGCACTTGAGATCAATGTCAGTGGTGCCGAAGCCATCGTCAGCTAAGAGAGTGGAGGGAACAGAATGGGCAGGGGACTAGATGTAAGGGAACCCAGGAGGCCAGTCTGGAGCCTCGATCTCAGCTCTGCCCCAAGCAGACAGGGACTGCTGTCCAGGAAGGCTACTCCGCAGCCCAGGGCTGTGCCCATGTGCTCAGCACAGGAGCCTATGAGCCCACGGGAAAAGAGCCCCTAACACTGCACCTGAAGATCTGGTCATGCCCATGTCCTCCAAGTTTCCTGCAGGGCCAGGGGCTTCCCGAGGGCAGAGCTGGGTTTACTCAGAAGGGCCTGAACTGGCCACATGCAACCATAAaccaagaggaaaagaaaccaaAGGGG
This genomic interval from Saimiri boliviensis isolate mSaiBol1 chromosome 14, mSaiBol1.pri, whole genome shotgun sequence contains the following:
- the CIC gene encoding protein capicua homolog isoform X8 — translated: MYSAHRPLMPASSAASRGLGMFVWTNVEPRSVAVFPWHSLVPFLAPSQPDPSVQPSEAQQPASHPVASNQSKEPAESAAVAHERPPGGTGSADPGRPPGATCPESPGPGPPHPLGVVEPGKGLPPTTEEEPPGPPGESRLDSETESDHDDAFLSIMSPEIQLPLPPGKRRTQSLSALPKERDSSSEKDGRSPNKREKDHIRRPMNAFMIFSKRHRALVHQRHPNQDNRTVSKILGEWWYALGPKEKQKYHDLAFQVKEAHFKAHPDWKWCNKDRKKSSSEAKPTSLGLAGGHKETRERSMSETGTAAAPGVSSELLSVAAQTLLSSDPKAPGSSSCGAERLHTVGGPGSARPRAFSHSGVHSLDGGEVDSQALQELTQMVSGPASYSGPKPSTQYGAPGPFAAPGEGGALAATGRPPLLPTRASRSQRAASEDMTSDEERMVICEEEGDDDVIADDGFGTTDIDLKCKEQVTDSESGDSSGEDPEGNKGFGRKVFSPVIRSSFTHCRPSLDPEPPGPPDPPATFGKGYGSTPSSSSASSPASSSASAATSFSLGSGTFRAQESGQGSTAGPLRPPPPGAAGPATPSKATRFLPTDPATYRRKRPESVGGLEPPSPSVIAAPPSGGGSILQTLVLPPNKEEQEGGGARVPSAPAPSLAYGAPAAPLSRPAATMVTNVVRPVSSTPVPIASKPFPTSGRAEASPNDTAGARTEMGTGSRVPGGSPLGVSLVYSDKKSAAATSAAPHLVAGPLLGTVGKAPATVTNLLVGTPGYGAPVPPAVQFIAQGAPGGGTTAGSGAGAGSGPNGPVPLGILQPGALSKAGGITQVQYILPTMPQQLQVAPAPAPAPGTKAAAPSGPAPTTSIRFTLPPGTSTNGKVLAATAPTPGIPILQSVPSAPPPKAQSVSPVQAPPPGGSAQLLPGKVLVPLAAPSMSVRGGGAGQPLPLVSPPFSVPVQNGAQPPSKIIQLTPVPVSTPSGLVPPLSPATLPGPTSQPQKVLLPSSTRITYVQSAGGHALPLGTSPASSQAGTVTSYGPTSSVALGFTSLGPSGPTFVQPLLSGQAPLLAPGQVGMSPVPSPQLPPACAAPGGPVITAFYSGSPAPTSSAPLAQPSQAPPSLVYTVATSTTPPAATILPKGPPAPATATPAPTSPFPSATAGSMTYSLVAPKAQRPSPKAPQKVKAAIASIPVGSFEAGASGRPGPAPRQPLEPGPVREPTAPESELEGQPTPPAPPPPPETWTPTARSSPPPPLPAEERTSAKGPETMASKFPSSSSDWRVPGQGLESRGEPPTPPSPAPAPAVAPGGSSEGTGGRAAGDTPERKEAASTGKKVKVRPPPLKKTFDSVDKVLSEVDFEERFAELPEFRPEEVLPSPTLQSLATSPRAILGSYRKKRKNSTDLDSAPEDPTSPKRKMRRRSSCSSEPNTPKSAKCEGDIFTFDRTGTEAEDVLGELEYEKVPYSSLRRTLDQRRALVMQLFQDHGFFPSAQATAAFQARYADIFPSKVCLQLKIREVRQKIMQAATPTEQPPGAEAPLPGPPPTGTTAAPAPTPSPAGGPDPTSPSSDSGTAQAAPPLPPPPESGPGQPGWEGAPQPSPPPPGPSTAATGR
- the CIC gene encoding protein capicua homolog isoform X5, with protein sequence MYSAHRPLMPASSAASRGLGMFVWTNVEPRSVAVFPWHSLVPFLAPSQPDPSVQPSEAQQPASHPVASNQSKEPAESAAVAHERPPGGTGSADPGRPPGATCPESPGPGPPHPLGVVEPGKGLPPTTEEEPPGPPGESRLDSETESDHDDAFLSIMSPEIQLPLPPGKRRTQSLSALPKERDSSSEKDGRSPNKREKDHIRRPMNAFMIFSKRHRALVHQRHPNQDNRTVSKILGEWWYALGPKEKQKYHDLAFQVKEAHFKAHPDWKWCNKDRKKSSSEAKPTSLGLAGGHKETRERSMSETGTAAAPGVSSELLSVAAQTLLSSDPKAPGSSSCGAERLHTVGGPGSARPRAFSHSGVHSLDGGEVDSQALQELTQMVSGPASYSGPKPSTQYGAPGPFAAPGEGGALAATGRPPLLPTRASRSQRAASEDMTSDEERMVICEEEGDDDVIADDGFGTTDIDLKCKEQVTDSESGDSSGEDPEGNKGFGRKVFSPVIRSSFTHCRPSLDPEPPGPPDPPATFGKGYGSTPSSSSASSPASSSASAATSFSLGSGTFRAQESGQGSTAGPLRPPPPGAAGPATPSKATRFLPTDPATYRRKRPESVGGLEPPSPSVIAAPPSGGGSILQTLVLPPNKEEQEGGGARVPSAPAPSLAYGAPAAPLSRPAATMVTNVVRPVSSTPVPIASKPFPTSGRAEASPNDTAGARTEMGTGSRVPGGSPLGVSLVYSDKKSAAATSAAPHLVAGPLLGTVGKAPATVTNLLVGTPGYGAPVPPAVQFIAQGAPGGGTTAGSGAGAGSGPNGPVPLGILQPGALSKAGGITQVQYILPTMPQQLQVAPAPAPAPGTKAAAPSGPAPTTSIRFTLPPGTSTNGKVLAATAPTPGIPILQSVPSAPPPKAQSVSPVQAPPPGGSAQLLPGKVLVPLAAPSMSVRGGGAGQPLPLVSPPFSVPVQNGAQPPSKIIQLTPVPVSTPSGLVPPLSPATLPGPTSQPQKVLLPSSTRITYVQSAGGHALPLGTSPASSQAGTVTSYGPTSSVALGFTSLGPSGPTFVQPLLSAGQAPLLAPGQVGMSPVPSPQLPPACAAPGGPVITAFYSGSPAPTSSAPLAQPSQAPPSLVYTVATSTTPPAATILPKGPPAPATATPAPTSPFPSATAGSMTYSLVAPKAQRPSPKAPQKVKAAIASIPVGSFEAGASGRPGPAPRQPLEPGPVREPTAPESELEGQPTPPAPPPPPETWTPTARSSPPPPLPAEERTSAKGPETMASKFPSSSSDWRVPGQGLESRGEPPTPPSPAPAPAVAPGGSSEGTGGRAAGDTPERKEAASTGKKVKVRPPPLKKTFDSVDNRVLSEVDFEERFAELPEFRPEEVLPSPTLQSLATSPRAILGSYRKKRKNSTDLDSAPEDPTSPKRKMRRRSSCSSEPNTPKSAKCEGDIFTFDRTGTEAEDVLGELEYEKVPYSSLRRTLDQRRALVMQLFQDHGFFPSAQATAAFQARYADIFPSKVCLQLKIREVRQKIMQAATPTEQPPGAEAPLPGPPPTGTTAAPAPTPSPAGGPDPTSPSSDSGTAQAAPPLPPPPESGPGQPGWEGAPQPSPPPPGPSTAATGR